The DNA segment GTTGGAGGTATTGATTTAATCGTTTTTCAGGTCCTGTTTGTTTTAGAAGGGTGAAAAAGAAGTACGAAAAAGTAACTGCGCTTATGATACTTATTAGGTAGAAGCGTGTTCTTCGTTTAGACAATTCATCACCCCAATTCCCTGACATAAAATGGTGTGTCTCTAGTTTAGCGATCATCATCCGTACATTCAATGGATCATTGGATTTTGTCGAACGAAAGAGGTCCTCATGCTACAATTAACACAAAGATCGTTTAAGGGGGAGTTACATTGGCTAAAAAACGTAAACAACAATTTAGTGTTGCGCCAGAGGAGAGTATAGCAGAGTGTCTCGATCGTATGAAAGACGAAGGATATCGTCCTATTCGACGCATGGAGAAGCCAGTTTTTAAAGAAAATGGCTCAAAAACTCCAGTTATTAGTCATCAGCAGATTATTTTTGAGGGAATATTAGAGGAAGACGAACAATAATTCTTTAATGAGATAAAACCGTTCGACTTTTAGTTGACACTCTTAAAAATACCTTGTAAGATTAATGTGCATTGTCGATAAAAAACGAAATAACACCTCATATAATTTTGGGAATATGGCCCATACGTTTCTACCTGATAACCGTAAATTATCAGACTATGAGGGAAGATAGCGTACATTTGTCTACCGTTTTTAGTAGATGGGGTACGTAAAGCGCGGAATTAGCTGTCTTTCTCTCATTGTGCAGATTAGGATCTGATTCTGCGTTTTTTTTGTTTGAAACAAGCAGTCATACGAGGGAGTGAATGATGGTGATGGAGCCAGCTGTTGGCGTAATCATGGGAAGTACATCTGATTGGGAAACAATGAAACACGCGTGTGACATGTTGGATGAGTTAAATGTTCCTTATGAAAAGAAAGTGGTATCTGCTCATCGTACACCAGACTTAATGTTTCAATATGCTGAGCAAGCAGTTGGACGAGGTCTAAAAGTCATCATTGCTGGAGCAGGAGGAGCTGCTCATCTACCAGGTATGGTAGCAGCAAAAACGCCACTACCTGTAATTGGGGTTCCAGTTCAATCCAAGGCTTTAAATGGACTTGATTCACTTTTGTCAATCGTCCAGATGCCAGGAGGTGTACCGGTAG comes from the Alkalihalobacillus sp. FSL W8-0930 genome and includes:
- a CDS encoding NETI motif-containing protein — encoded protein: MAKKRKQQFSVAPEESIAECLDRMKDEGYRPIRRMEKPVFKENGSKTPVISHQQIIFEGILEEDEQ
- the purE gene encoding 5-(carboxyamino)imidazole ribonucleotide mutase, which produces MEPAVGVIMGSTSDWETMKHACDMLDELNVPYEKKVVSAHRTPDLMFQYAEQAVGRGLKVIIAGAGGAAHLPGMVAAKTPLPVIGVPVQSKALNGLDSLLSIVQMPGGVPVATVAIGRAGATNAGILAAQIVGTTNQVVQDAVLTKRKQTEEAVLASSDTL